A genomic segment from Euleptes europaea isolate rEulEur1 chromosome 17, rEulEur1.hap1, whole genome shotgun sequence encodes:
- the PCDH1 gene encoding protocadherin-1, which yields MQQLASCLGLWLFLQLPYLGSGTRVVYKVQEEQPPNTLIGSLAADYGFPDMGHLYKLEVGAPYLRVDGKTGDIYTTETSIDRESLRECQQLFPGEPCFLEFEVSITDLLSNSPRLLEGQIEVLDINDNTPNFASPVITLAIPENTNIGALFPIPLAMDRDTGANGVASYELMPGSDAQKLFGLQVAEDQDEKQPQLIVMGNLDREQSESYDLTIKVQDGGSPPRASSALLRITILDMNDNAPKFEKPLYEAELSENSPIGHSVLQVKANDSDQGANAEIDYSFHQASDVVRRLLRLDRASGLITVQGPVDREDVNVLKFSVLAKDKGANPKTARAQVVISIRDMNDNAPSIEIRGIGLVTHQDGMANISEDVPVETPVALVQVSDRDEGENAVVTCVVAGDVPFQLRQASDTGSDSKKKYFLQTTTPLDYEAVKEYTIEIVAVDSGNPPLSSTNSLKVQVVDVNDNDPVFSQSYTEVAFPENNAPDDLVVEVSATDADSGSNANLVYSLDKETLPQGIFSIDPESGEIRVKTVLDREQQERYEFLVVAADKGSPSRKGTASVAINVMDRNDNDPKFMLSGYNFSVMENMPPLSPVGMVTVIDADKGENARIHLSVEQDNGDFVIQNGTGTILSSISFDRERQSTYTFRLKAVDGGDPPRSAYVGVTINVLDENDNAPVIISPSNASYKHILPHTSPGQQVMSVGAEDIDTGVNAELQYSITGGNPFELFKISPHSGNITLEKEILRKHHGLHRLVVRVNDKGKPSRHGTALVHFYVNETLANRTLLETLVGHSLDTPLDIDIAGDPEYERSKQRSNILFGVIAGIVTVTLVIVLVVLVRYCRQKEAKSGYQAGKKETKDLYAPKQGSKGNKAKSKVKKSKSPKPPKPAEDEEETGLQKSLKFNLMNDSVSDSPRIHLPLNYPPGSPDLGRHYRSNSPLPSIQLQPQSPSASKKHQVVQDLPATNTFVGTGDSNSTGSEQYSDYSYRTNPQKYTNKQVGELVLHPAATPSRHAQAIWTEVWE from the exons ATGCAGCAGCTGGCTTCCTGCCTGGGCctgtggctcttcctccagctCCCCTACCTGGGCTCTGGGACGCGGGTGGTCTACAAGGTGCAGGAAGAGCAGCCCCCCAACACCCTCATCGGCAGCTTGGCGGCAGACTACGGCTTCCCAGACATGGGTCACCTCTATAAGCTGGAGGTGGGGGCCCCCTACCTGCGCGTGGACGGCAAGACCGGCGACATCTACACCACCGAGACCTCCATCGACCGGGAGAGCCTGCGGGAGTGCCAGCAGCTCTTCCCGGGCGAACCCTGTTTCCTCGAGTTCGAAGTTTCCATCACGGACCTGCTGAGCAACAGCCCGCGCCTGCTGGAGGGGCAGATCGAGGTGCTGGACATCAACGACAACACCCCCAACTTTGCCTCGCCCGTCATCACGCTGGCCATCCCCGAAAACACCAACATCGGGGCGCTCTTCCCCATCCCGCTGGCCATGGACCGCGACACCGGGGCCAACGGCGTCGCCTCCTACGAGCTGATGCCCGGCTCGGACGCCCAGAAGCTTTTCGGCCTGCAGGTGGCCGAGGACCAAGATGAGAAGCAGCCACAGCTGATTGTCATGGGGAACCTGGACCGGGAGCAGTCCGAGTCCTACGACCTCACCATCAAAGTGCAGGATGGGGGCAGCCCCCCTCGGGCCAGCAGCGCCCTGCTGCGCATCACGATCCTGGACATGAATGACAACGCTCCCAAGTTCGAGAAGCCCTTGTACGAAGCGGAGTTGTCGGAGAACAGCCCTATCGGCCACTCTGTGCTGCAG GTCAAGGCCAACGATTCTGACCAGGGGGCCAACGCCGAGATTGATTATTCCTTCCACCAGGCCTCAGACGTGGTTCGCCGGCTACTACGGCTAGACAGAGCCTCGGGATTAATCACCGTACAGGGTCCGGTTGACCGCGAGGACGTCAATGTGCTCAAGTTCTCAGTGTTGGCAAAGGATAAAGGGGCCAACCCCAAAACGGCCCGTGCCCAGGTTGTCATCAGCATCAGGGACATGAACGACAACGCCCCGTCCATTGAAATCCGAGGCATCGGCTTGGTCACCCACCAGGATGGGATGGCCAATATATCAGAAGACGTGCCCGTGGAGACCCCCGTGGCTCTCGTGCAGGTGTCTGACCGGGACGAGGGGGAAAATGCCGTGGTGACTTGTGTGGTGGCCGGCGACGTCCCCTTCCAGCTGCGACAGGCCAGTGACACTGGCAGCGACagcaaaaagaagtatttcttgcAGACCACCACACCACTTGACTACGAGGCCGTGAAGGAGTACACCATTGAGATTGTGGCCGTAGATTCAGGCAACCCACCCTTGTCCAGCACCAACTCCCTCAAGGTTCAGGTCGTAGATGTCAATGACAACGACCCTGTCTTCAGTCAAAGCTACACAGAAGTGGCGTTTCCCGAAAACAATGCCCCAGACGATTTGGTTGTGGAAGTGAGTGCCACCGATGCAGACAGCGGATCCAACGCCAACTTGGTGTACTCCCTAGACAAAGAGACTTTGCCCCAAGGTATTTTCTCCATCGATCCCGAGTCCGGTGAGATCCGGGTAAAAACTGTGCTGGACCGGGAACAGCAAGAACGCTATGAATTCTTGGTGGTCGCCGCTGACAAGGGCAGCCCTAGCCGCAAAGGCACCGCCTCCGTCGCCATCAACGTTATGGACCGCAACGACAATGACCCCAAATTCATGCTAAGTGGCTACAACTTCTCGGTCATGGAAAACATGCCACCCTTGAGCCCAGTGGGCATGGTGACAGTTATCGATGCAGACAAAGGGGAGAATGCCCGCATTCATCTCTCCGTGGAGCAGGACAATGGTGACTTTGTCATCCAGAATGGTACTGGCACTATCCTCTCCAGCATATCCTTTGATCGCGAGCGGCAGAGTACTTACACCTTCAGGCTCAAAGCTGTGGATGGTGGCGACCCACCCAGATCTGCTTATGTTGGCGTGACCATCAATGTATTAGACGAGAACGACAATGCCCCAGTTATCATTTCTCCGTCCAACGCCTCCTATAAGCACATTCTGCCCCACACTAGTCCTGGGCAACAGGTCATGAGTGTTGGGGCTGAAGACATAGACACCGGGGTGAATGCGGAGTTGCAGTACAGCATCACTGGCGGGAACCCCTTTGAGCTCTTCAAGATTTCGCCGCACAGTGGAAACATCACCCTGGAGAAGGAGATTCTCCGCAAGCACCATGGGCTTCACCGCTTGGTGGTGCGAGTCAACGACAAGGGCAAACCCTCTCGCCATGGCACGGCCCTGGTCCACTTCTACGTCAATGAGACGTTGGCCAACCGCACCCTGCTGGAGACCCTGGTGGGGCACAGCTTGGACACACCCCTGGACATCGACATCGCCGGCGACCCGGAGTACGAGCGCAGCAAGCAGCGCAGCAACATCCTTTTCGGCGTCATTGCGGGCATCGTCACGGTCACCCTGGTGATCGTGCTCGTCGTGCTGGTGCGCTACTGCCGCCAGAAGGAGGCAAAGAGCGGCTACCAAGCCGGCAAGAAGGAGACGAAGGACCTGTACGCCCCCAAGCAAGGCAGCAAAGGCAACAAAGCCAAGAGCAAGGTGAAGAAGAGCAAATCCCCCAAGCCGCCCAAACCTGCAGAGGATGAGGAAGAGACGGGCCTGCAGAAGTCCCTGAAGTTCAATCTTATGAACGACTCAGTCAGCGACAGCCCCCGCATCCACCTGCCCCTGAACTACCCCCCAGGCAGCCCGGACCTGGGCCGGCACTACCGCTCCAACTCTCCTCTGCCTTCCATCCAGCTCCAGCCCCAGTCGCCCTCCGCCTCCAAGAAGCACCAGGTCGTGCAGGACTTGCCCGCCACCAACACCTTTGTGGGCACCGGGGACAGCAACTCCACGGGCTCTGAGCAGTATTCAGACTACAGCTACCGCACCAACCCCCAGAAATACACCAACAAGCAGGTAGGAGAGCTCGTGCTGCACCCGGCCGCCACTCCCTCCCGCCACGCCCAGGCCATATGGACAGAGGTGTGGGAGTGA